In the Octadecabacter sp. SW4 genome, one interval contains:
- the petA gene encoding ubiquinol-cytochrome c reductase iron-sulfur subunit: protein MSQTGSTPKSPQANGRRDFIYYATAGAATVTVGAAVWPLVNSMNPSADVTASGTVRVDLSAVETGQRITINWQGRPVFVWRRSASAIERARADDLDLEDYIDPVDRARENPNQTGDLPALDENRTADAAGEWLVVIGICTHLGCVPLGQDGSTVGDFGGWFCPCHGSHYDTSGRIRQGPAPRNLDIPPYTLDADLQLVING from the coding sequence ATGAGCCAGACAGGAAGCACGCCCAAATCACCCCAGGCGAACGGGCGCCGCGATTTCATTTATTATGCGACGGCGGGGGCGGCAACGGTGACCGTCGGTGCCGCCGTCTGGCCGCTGGTCAATTCTATGAACCCGTCGGCCGATGTGACCGCTTCGGGGACCGTCAGGGTTGATTTGTCTGCGGTCGAAACCGGCCAACGCATCACCATAAACTGGCAGGGCCGTCCGGTCTTTGTCTGGCGCCGGTCGGCCAGCGCCATCGAAAGGGCGCGGGCCGACGATCTTGATCTTGAAGATTACATCGACCCTGTCGATCGGGCACGCGAAAATCCCAACCAAACCGGCGACTTGCCGGCGCTGGATGAAAACCGGACGGCGGACGCCGCTGGCGAATGGCTTGTTGTCATCGGCATCTGCACCCATCTTGGTTGTGTCCCACTGGGTCAGGATGGGTCGACGGTTGGTGACTTCGGCGGATGGTTCTGCCCCTGTCACGGATCGCATTATGATACGTCGGGGCGGATCAGGCAGGGGCCAGCCCCGCGCAATCTTGATATTCCGCCCTACACGCTGGACGCGGATTTGCAGCTTGTGATCAACGGTTGA
- a CDS encoding DUF3141 domain-containing protein, producing the protein MMTKSLSRAKATPKRPAEKVFDHAQTGAPGPYARDAFERWVLFADVLRERADNMIAHERQGMPPLLDFDYEQVLDARNFERPANYALLRITRIGEDCWDDCVDMAKPPVIVIDPRAGHGPGIGGFKRDSEVGMAMHEGHPVYFVIFYPEPMPNQTLADVHYALRDFVKEVARRHPNTAPVLYGNCQAGWAATLLAADCEGLTGPIVLNGSPLSYWSGEAASSPMRMMGALTGGAWAAHMISDLGDGRFDGAWLAQNFESLQPEKAIWDKYANLFAHADTEPARFLEFERWWNGYYTLSRAEILGITQNLFIGNRLEQGEMQLDAHCTVDLKRIANPIIIFASEGDNITPPEQALGWIAKLYPNTNALRAAGQRIVYMTHAHVGHLGIFVSGSVARLQHRAILESLDEVDALAPGLYEMVIDNPSGDPDCKAGDYSLRFLAREVDDLRIASGDAALQQVARVSRINEAAYASFVSPWLQAATTPASAAALRALHPMRWTRTMFSAQVNPWMALVQSSAAAIRKTRTPLPDDDPAILAERALLARTGEVLGNWRKGRDAWVSLVFGAAFATPFDIFTTTQADPSDAASSKE; encoded by the coding sequence ATGATGACTAAGAGTCTCAGTCGCGCAAAGGCGACGCCGAAACGACCCGCCGAAAAAGTATTCGATCACGCGCAGACGGGCGCGCCAGGGCCATATGCCCGCGATGCCTTTGAACGCTGGGTGCTGTTCGCCGATGTGCTGCGCGAACGTGCCGACAACATGATCGCGCATGAACGGCAGGGAATGCCGCCGCTGCTGGATTTCGACTACGAGCAGGTGCTTGATGCGCGCAATTTCGAAAGGCCCGCCAACTATGCGCTGCTGCGGATTACGCGGATCGGCGAGGATTGCTGGGATGATTGCGTCGACATGGCGAAACCGCCGGTGATCGTCATTGATCCGCGCGCGGGGCATGGCCCCGGCATTGGCGGTTTCAAGCGCGACAGCGAGGTCGGCATGGCCATGCACGAAGGCCACCCGGTCTATTTCGTAATCTTTTATCCCGAACCGATGCCCAATCAGACCCTTGCGGATGTGCATTATGCCCTGCGCGACTTTGTCAAAGAGGTCGCGCGCCGCCACCCCAACACCGCGCCTGTGCTTTATGGCAACTGTCAGGCCGGTTGGGCGGCGACGCTGCTGGCGGCGGATTGCGAGGGGCTCACGGGGCCGATCGTGCTGAACGGATCGCCGCTTAGCTATTGGTCGGGCGAGGCGGCAAGCAGTCCGATGCGGATGATGGGGGCGCTGACCGGCGGGGCCTGGGCCGCGCATATGATTTCCGATTTGGGCGATGGGCGTTTTGACGGCGCCTGGCTGGCGCAAAATTTCGAAAGCCTGCAACCCGAAAAGGCGATCTGGGACAAATATGCCAATCTCTTTGCCCACGCCGATACCGAACCCGCGCGGTTCCTTGAATTTGAACGCTGGTGGAATGGCTATTATACGCTCAGCCGTGCGGAAATCCTTGGGATCACGCAAAACCTGTTTATTGGCAACCGGTTGGAACAGGGCGAGATGCAACTGGATGCCCATTGCACGGTCGATCTGAAACGGATCGCCAATCCGATCATCATATTCGCCTCCGAGGGCGATAATATCACGCCACCCGAACAGGCCTTGGGCTGGATTGCCAAACTCTATCCCAATACCAACGCGCTCAGGGCTGCGGGACAGCGCATCGTCTATATGACGCACGCGCATGTTGGGCATCTGGGTATCTTTGTGTCCGGTTCTGTCGCCCGGCTTCAGCATCGCGCGATACTGGAAAGTCTGGATGAAGTGGACGCACTTGCGCCCGGTCTCTACGAGATGGTGATCGATAATCCATCGGGTGATCCCGACTGCAAGGCGGGTGATTACAGCCTGCGCTTTCTGGCGCGCGAGGTGGATGACCTGCGCATTGCATCCGGCGATGCGGCACTACAGCAGGTCGCCCGCGTTTCGCGAATTAACGAAGCGGCCTACGCAAGCTTTGTCAGTCCTTGGTTGCAGGCCGCGACCACCCCGGCCAGCGCCGCTGCCCTGCGCGCGCTGCATCCGATGCGCTGGACGCGAACGATGTTTTCCGCACAGGTGAACCCTTGGATGGCGTTGGTTCAATCCAGCGCTGCGGCAATTCGCAAGACCCGCACGCCGTTGCCCGACGACGATCCGGCCATTCTTGCCGAACGCGCGCTACTTGCCCGCACGGGCGAGGTGCTGGGCAATTGGCGCAAGGGCCGAGATGCATGGGTCTCGCTTGTTTTTGGCGCGGCTTTTGCCACCCCCTTTGACATTTTCACAACCACTCAGGCGGACCCTTCGGACGCCGCATCAAGCAAGGAGTAA
- a CDS encoding CBS domain-containing protein, which produces MQAKDIMTTSVISVPLDGTIADAVRLMLDHHVSALPVVDAAGNLKGLISEGDLMRRVRETDDKRRSWWLEVLGGMRETAQDFVQINSHHVNDVMTRDVVSIAENTPVGEIARLLEKNRIKRVPVLRAGQVVGIVSRANLLHALSALPDDALQTPTEDDRVLRTDIAQALKEVPGAAVNLINYTVEKGHVAVWGVADSDFEENAIRVAVENVPGVQSVEIKMGRLPAWAYGI; this is translated from the coding sequence ATGCAAGCCAAGGATATCATGACAACATCGGTCATCTCGGTTCCGCTGGATGGCACGATCGCGGATGCGGTGCGCCTGATGCTTGATCATCACGTCAGCGCCTTGCCGGTGGTTGATGCGGCGGGCAATCTCAAGGGGCTGATCAGCGAAGGTGATCTTATGCGGCGCGTGCGTGAAACCGACGACAAGCGCCGGTCCTGGTGGCTCGAGGTGCTGGGCGGGATGCGCGAAACCGCGCAGGATTTCGTTCAGATCAACAGCCACCATGTCAACGACGTGATGACGCGCGACGTCGTTTCCATCGCGGAAAACACGCCAGTCGGCGAGATCGCGCGCCTTCTGGAAAAGAACCGGATCAAGCGTGTTCCAGTGCTGCGCGCGGGTCAGGTGGTGGGCATTGTCAGTCGGGCAAACCTGCTTCATGCGCTCTCGGCGCTGCCGGATGATGCCCTGCAAACACCGACAGAAGATGATCGCGTGCTGCGCACCGATATTGCCCAAGCCCTGAAAGAGGTTCCCGGCGCGGCGGTGAACCTGATCAACTACACCGTGGAAAAGGGGCATGTCGCCGTCTGGGGCGTTGCCGACAGCGACTTTGAGGAAAACGCGATCCGCGTTGCGGTCGAAAATGTCCCCGGCGTCCAGTCCGTCGAGATCAAGATGGGCCGGTTGCCCGCCTGGGCTTACGGAATCTGA
- a CDS encoding DMT family transporter, whose protein sequence is MSPTVVTKIVLAMLLWAACFPLITVGLIYAPHLSFATLRAVLAGATLVGLAMALGRPFPRGRRMWMTLAVVGFGATSLGFLGMFHAAEFVSPGLATVIANTQPLLAAMLGVAWLGERLARVGWIGLLIGFAGILVIALPRLLAGGQDGSAIGFAYIVLAAAGVTISNVAIKSIAGQVDAIYAMGLQLLMGSVPLAIAAALLEDQSTIVWNTTFTLSLLGLALFGSALVYWLWFSVLEAVALNRAIVFSFLAPIFGLTIGALFFAERLSGIQFFGIALVILGIVFVNLKGAAGDQH, encoded by the coding sequence ATGTCGCCGACAGTCGTCACCAAAATCGTTCTGGCCATGCTCTTGTGGGCGGCCTGTTTTCCGCTGATCACCGTCGGGCTGATATACGCGCCACATCTGTCCTTTGCGACACTGCGCGCGGTTCTGGCGGGGGCTACCCTTGTCGGGCTGGCAATGGCATTGGGGCGGCCATTTCCCCGTGGGCGGCGCATGTGGATGACATTGGCTGTCGTGGGGTTTGGGGCGACAAGTCTGGGGTTTCTGGGCATGTTTCACGCGGCCGAGTTCGTGTCGCCCGGACTGGCCACGGTGATTGCCAACACCCAACCCCTGCTTGCGGCGATGCTGGGTGTCGCCTGGCTGGGCGAACGTTTGGCCAGAGTTGGCTGGATCGGTCTTTTGATCGGCTTTGCGGGGATCCTTGTGATCGCGTTGCCGCGCTTGCTTGCCGGTGGGCAAGACGGGTCTGCCATCGGATTTGCCTATATCGTGCTGGCTGCGGCGGGGGTGACGATCAGCAACGTGGCGATCAAATCCATCGCCGGTCAGGTTGACGCGATCTATGCGATGGGGCTTCAGTTGCTGATGGGCAGCGTGCCGCTCGCCATCGCCGCCGCCCTGCTGGAGGATCAAAGCACGATCGTGTGGAACACGACGTTTACCTTGTCGCTGCTGGGCCTGGCGCTGTTTGGGTCGGCGCTGGTCTACTGGCTTTGGTTTTCGGTCCTCGAGGCGGTGGCGCTCAATCGTGCGATTGTGTTCAGTTTTCTGGCGCCGATTTTCGGTCTGACAATTGGTGCGCTGTTCTTCGCAGAGCGGCTGTCAGGCATTCAGTTTTTCGGCATCGCGCTGGTTATTCTGGGGATCGTTTTTGTCAACCTGAAAGGCGCAGCGGGCGATCAACATTGA
- a CDS encoding RNA polymerase sigma factor has translation MKHIQRNCVPESDRPDPAVKDTDAAVRHALTEGRQKILNFLRRRLGDPEAAEDVLQAFMLRAIDRSSQLRDVHAVRGWLSQILATAIADHGRKSLRQRRTEVVMAPTDLDGIQDGFDEEIDDAVCACLYALLPTLRPEYADVIRRVDLEEQPRDAVAKDLGITLNNLTVRLHRGRQALKTRLEQMCQTCPVHGYLDCDCDTAKRPDG, from the coding sequence ATGAAACATATCCAAAGAAATTGCGTGCCCGAATCAGACCGGCCCGACCCAGCCGTCAAGGACACGGATGCTGCTGTGCGCCACGCCCTGACCGAAGGGCGGCAGAAAATCCTGAATTTTCTGCGCCGTCGGCTGGGCGATCCCGAGGCCGCGGAAGATGTCCTGCAAGCCTTCATGCTGCGTGCCATCGACCGGTCCTCGCAACTGCGCGATGTGCATGCGGTGCGTGGCTGGCTTAGCCAGATCCTTGCAACGGCAATCGCCGACCACGGCCGCAAGTCTTTGCGGCAGCGTCGCACCGAGGTGGTGATGGCCCCAACAGACCTGGACGGCATCCAGGATGGTTTTGACGAGGAAATCGATGACGCGGTGTGTGCCTGCCTTTACGCGCTTTTGCCGACACTCAGGCCGGAATATGCCGATGTGATCCGGCGCGTCGATCTAGAGGAACAACCGCGCGACGCCGTTGCCAAAGACCTTGGTATCACGCTGAACAACCTGACGGTGCGCCTTCACCGGGGCAGGCAGGCGTTGAAAACAAGGTTGGAACAGATGTGTCAGACCTGTCCCGTGCATGGCTATCTTGATTGCGACTGTGACACCGCCAAACGCCCTGACGGGTGA
- a CDS encoding cyclopropane-fatty-acyl-phospholipid synthase family protein encodes MSNSETSPDESLELQGGHARSGRFAPGRAAMWLLAKLLRRIVHSGRLTVNDAYGETWHFGPGGNPAVSIRLTDRKLPARLLANPSLALGEAYMDETLRIESGSLRDFLAMCTSDMDAVDALPGSRLLRWLDAIRTRSLHHNPIKRSHANVAHHYDISTALYDLFLDADRQYSCAYFPTGTETLDEAQTLKKKHIAAKLLLQPGLEVLDIGSGWGGLAMELAQQHGARVTGLSLSREQIAAARDRAAQSGLSDRVSFEQRDYRQESGQYDRLVSVGMFEHVGRSGFGAFFKTVQRSLKPDGVAVVHAIGRMEPIGGSDPWIRKYIFPGGYLPTLSETIAAAERSGLWVTDVEVLRLHYAQTLRHWSERFAAERQAARALYDERFCRMWEFYLAVCEMAFRNGRLMVFQIQLAKRRDTVPLTRDYISEAESITSQTDSEPTS; translated from the coding sequence ATGTCCAACAGTGAAACCTCTCCTGACGAAAGCCTTGAACTACAGGGCGGGCACGCGCGCAGCGGGCGTTTTGCGCCGGGCCGGGCAGCGATGTGGTTGCTCGCCAAGTTGCTGCGCCGCATTGTGCACAGCGGTCGTTTGACGGTGAACGACGCTTACGGCGAAACATGGCATTTTGGCCCCGGCGGCAACCCTGCCGTTTCTATCAGGCTGACCGACAGAAAGCTGCCCGCGCGCCTGCTTGCAAACCCCAGTCTTGCCCTTGGTGAAGCCTATATGGATGAAACACTGCGCATCGAATCCGGCAGCCTGCGCGATTTCCTTGCCATGTGCACATCCGATATGGATGCAGTCGATGCATTGCCCGGTAGCCGCCTGCTCCGCTGGCTGGACGCGATCCGCACCCGCAGCCTGCATCACAACCCGATCAAGCGGTCACATGCGAATGTGGCGCATCATTATGACATTTCGACCGCGCTTTATGACCTCTTTCTTGATGCGGACCGGCAATATTCCTGCGCCTATTTCCCCACAGGCACCGAAACGCTGGACGAGGCACAGACGCTCAAGAAAAAGCACATCGCGGCCAAACTGCTGCTGCAACCCGGGCTTGAGGTTCTCGATATCGGGTCGGGCTGGGGCGGGCTGGCGATGGAGCTTGCGCAGCAACACGGCGCCCGCGTTACCGGCCTGAGCCTGTCGCGCGAACAGATTGCCGCCGCCCGCGACCGCGCCGCGCAATCGGGCCTGTCCGATCGCGTCAGTTTCGAACAGCGGGATTATCGCCAGGAAAGCGGCCAGTATGACCGTCTGGTGTCGGTGGGCATGTTCGAACATGTGGGCCGCAGCGGTTTTGGTGCATTTTTCAAGACCGTGCAGCGGTCTCTCAAACCCGATGGCGTCGCGGTTGTCCACGCAATTGGCCGGATGGAACCCATCGGCGGCAGCGATCCGTGGATCCGCAAATACATCTTTCCCGGCGGCTATCTGCCGACACTGTCCGAAACCATCGCCGCTGCGGAACGGTCAGGGCTGTGGGTCACGGATGTCGAAGTTTTGCGCCTGCACTACGCGCAAACCCTGCGCCACTGGTCGGAACGTTTCGCCGCCGAGCGCCAGGCGGCGCGCGCGCTTTATGACGAGCGGTTCTGCCGCATGTGGGAATTCTATCTGGCGGTCTGCGAAATGGCGTTCAGGAATGGGCGCCTGATGGTCTTCCAGATCCAGCTTGCCAAACGCCGCGACACCGTTCCCCTGACCCGCGACTACATCAGCGAAGCCGAAAGCATAACATCCCAAACAGATAGCGAACCCACATCATGA
- the argF gene encoding ornithine carbamoyltransferase translates to MSYNLRNRHFLALRDFTPQEIGFLLKLSADLKAAKYAGTEVPRLTGKEIALIFEKDSTRTRVGFEVAAHDQGAHVTYLGPSGSHLGKKETVKDTARVLGRVYDAIEYRGFGHPIVETLAQYAGVPVYNGLTDEFHPTQILADFLTMQEHSDKPLREIAYCFMGDAGNNMGDSLLIGGAKMGMDVRLCAPKSLWPAQAIRDEADAIAAQTGARIMLTEDVDAAVAGVDFIYTDVWLSMGESKDKWDERIRQLLPYQVNADVMAKTGNPRTKFMHCLPAFHNAETETGAEIAKHFDITAMEVTEEVFESPASIVFDQAENRLHTIKAVLVATLGS, encoded by the coding sequence ATGTCCTACAACCTGAGAAACCGCCATTTTCTGGCCCTGCGTGACTTCACGCCGCAGGAAATCGGCTTTTTGCTGAAACTTTCCGCCGACCTGAAGGCGGCGAAATACGCCGGCACCGAAGTGCCGCGCCTGACCGGCAAGGAAATCGCCCTGATCTTTGAAAAAGACAGCACCCGCACCCGCGTCGGCTTTGAGGTGGCGGCCCACGATCAGGGCGCACATGTCACTTACCTCGGGCCATCGGGGTCACATCTGGGCAAGAAGGAAACCGTCAAGGACACCGCGCGCGTGCTGGGCCGGGTCTATGACGCGATCGAATATCGCGGATTTGGGCACCCGATTGTCGAAACGCTGGCGCAATATGCCGGTGTGCCGGTTTACAACGGGCTGACGGATGAATTTCACCCGACCCAGATCCTTGCCGATTTCCTGACCATGCAGGAACATTCCGACAAGCCGCTGCGCGAGATCGCCTATTGCTTCATGGGCGACGCGGGCAACAATATGGGCGACAGCCTGCTGATCGGCGGGGCCAAGATGGGCATGGATGTGCGCCTTTGTGCACCCAAAAGCCTGTGGCCCGCGCAAGCGATCCGGGACGAAGCCGATGCCATCGCCGCGCAGACCGGCGCGCGTATTATGCTCACCGAGGACGTGGACGCCGCCGTAGCAGGCGTCGATTTCATCTATACCGATGTCTGGCTGTCGATGGGCGAATCCAAGGACAAGTGGGACGAGCGCATCCGCCAGTTGCTACCCTATCAGGTGAATGCCGACGTGATGGCGAAAACCGGCAACCCGCGCACGAAGTTCATGCATTGTCTGCCCGCTTTCCACAACGCCGAGACCGAAACCGGCGCCGAAATCGCCAAGCATTTCGACATCACGGCGATGGAAGTGACCGAGGAGGTGTTCGAAAGCCCGGCCTCGATCGTGTTTGATCAGGCCGAAAACCGGTTGCACACCATCAAGGCGGTGCTCGTCGCCACGCTGGGGAGCTAA
- the arcC gene encoding carbamate kinase, whose product MLVVAALGGNALLRRGEPLTAQAQRANVAAAAQALAQIIRAGHRLVVTHGNGPQIGLLALQGAAYKPDEVFPLDVLGAETDGMIGYMIEQALENALGHDRPVATLLTQVEVDPKDPAFDTPTKFIGPVYDKAEAERLAQARGWNIAADGPHWRRVVPSPMPSDIPDLRVLELLIGHDVTLICAGGGGIPVVRRADGSLIGIEAVIDKDHATALLAHKLHADALLLLTDVEAVFRDFGTDAQAPIARLTPEDATRLNLPDGSMAPKVAAAASFASGGDRFACVGRLDDALAMLDGRAGTTIADDGRL is encoded by the coding sequence ATGCTGGTCGTTGCAGCTTTGGGGGGAAATGCATTGTTGCGCCGGGGTGAGCCGCTTACGGCGCAGGCACAGCGCGCCAACGTGGCCGCCGCCGCGCAGGCGCTGGCGCAGATCATCAGGGCGGGTCATCGATTGGTAGTCACCCACGGCAATGGCCCGCAGATCGGCCTGCTTGCATTGCAGGGTGCGGCCTATAAACCCGATGAGGTGTTCCCGCTGGACGTGCTGGGGGCGGAAACCGACGGCATGATCGGCTATATGATCGAACAGGCGCTAGAAAACGCGCTGGGCCATGACCGCCCGGTCGCGACCTTGCTGACGCAGGTCGAGGTCGATCCCAAAGATCCCGCCTTTGACACCCCGACCAAGTTCATCGGCCCGGTCTATGACAAGGCCGAAGCAGAACGGCTGGCGCAGGCGCGCGGCTGGAACATCGCCGCCGATGGGCCGCATTGGCGGCGCGTGGTGCCATCACCGATGCCCAGCGACATTCCCGATTTGCGGGTGCTGGAGCTGCTGATCGGTCATGACGTGACGCTGATCTGCGCGGGCGGTGGCGGCATTCCGGTCGTCCGGCGCGCCGATGGATCGCTGATCGGGATCGAGGCGGTGATTGACAAGGATCACGCGACGGCCCTTCTGGCGCACAAGCTTCATGCCGACGCTTTGCTCTTGCTGACGGATGTCGAGGCCGTGTTTCGCGATTTCGGCACGGATGCGCAGGCGCCAATAGCGCGGCTGACACCCGAGGATGCCACGCGCCTGAACCTGCCCGACGGGTCGATGGCGCCCAAAGTGGCCGCCGCCGCGTCATTCGCGTCAGGTGGGGACCGTTTCGCCTGCGTGGGCAGGCTGGATGATGCACTGGCCATGCTGGACGGGCGCGCTGGCACGACGATCGCCGACGATGGACGGTTGTAG
- the fabI gene encoding enoyl-ACP reductase FabI has protein sequence MPDFVECCDPAEMLDLSGRKGLVVGIANERSLAWPAAMHFRQAGAELAITYVDERAKPHVTPLAERLDAPILLPCDVNLPRDLDTVFDAIKDRWGKLDFILHAVGSVPPADLHGRLTDCSAAGFAEAMTVSVHSLIRMAHLAEPLMAKGGSLMTLSYLGGERVVENYNVMGPVKAALEATVRYLAHELGPANIRVNAISAGPVPTRAASGLTGFAALLEATARAAPLRRNIEADEVGRTALLFASDYTSAITGEVLHVDAGLHIESAVTKAATRPRSEAIS, from the coding sequence ATGCCTGACTTTGTCGAATGTTGCGATCCGGCTGAAATGCTGGATCTGTCCGGTCGCAAGGGGCTGGTCGTGGGCATTGCAAACGAACGCAGCCTAGCCTGGCCCGCCGCAATGCATTTCCGGCAGGCCGGTGCCGAACTTGCCATCACCTATGTCGATGAACGCGCCAAACCCCATGTGACCCCTTTGGCCGAGCGACTGGATGCGCCGATCCTGCTGCCCTGCGATGTGAACCTGCCACGCGATCTGGATACCGTATTCGATGCGATCAAGGACCGCTGGGGAAAGCTGGACTTCATCCTTCATGCGGTGGGCAGCGTGCCGCCCGCCGACCTGCATGGCCGCCTGACCGATTGTTCTGCGGCTGGGTTCGCCGAGGCGATGACCGTGTCGGTTCATTCCCTGATCCGCATGGCGCATCTTGCCGAACCGCTGATGGCAAAGGGTGGCAGCCTGATGACACTCAGCTATCTGGGCGGTGAACGTGTGGTGGAAAACTACAACGTGATGGGCCCGGTCAAGGCCGCGCTCGAAGCCACGGTGCGATATCTGGCGCATGAATTGGGCCCCGCCAACATCCGCGTCAACGCCATTTCGGCAGGGCCGGTGCCGACCCGTGCGGCCTCTGGTCTGACCGGCTTTGCGGCACTCCTTGAGGCGACGGCGCGTGCCGCCCCCCTACGCCGCAACATCGAGGCCGACGAGGTGGGCCGGACCGCCCTGTTGTTCGCCAGCGATTATACCAGCGCGATCACGGGCGAGGTCTTGCATGTCGATGCAGGTCTCCACATCGAAAGCGCTGTCACCAAGGCCGCGACGCGGCCCAGATCGGAGGCGATATCATGA
- a CDS encoding type II glyceraldehyde-3-phosphate dehydrogenase: MTDKKPIKVAVNGYGVIGKRVANAVAAQDDMDLIGVADVTADWRARMATTKGFALYAAAPDRAPAMKAAGLDIAGGLDDLLAAADIVIDCTPKKIAAQNVATYRDKGIRFIVHGGEKHGVTGHSFVSEANYASAVGRDSTRVVSCNTTSIVRTLTALKVAGLLGSARGTLLRRATDPWESHLGGIMNTLVPEPEIPSHQGPDAQSVDPGLDVITMAVKVPQTLAHLHYWSVKMPRKATKDEVLEAFRASSRIALIRMADGLGAINAVKEMMADFGRPNDSLYEVALWEDMLKVEGDELFYAYMVDNQAIVIPETIDAIRALTKAEADGAASISRTNAALGIGAFLQG, from the coding sequence ATGACAGACAAAAAACCTATCAAAGTGGCCGTGAACGGCTATGGCGTGATCGGCAAACGGGTGGCAAACGCGGTTGCGGCCCAGGATGACATGGACCTGATCGGCGTGGCGGACGTCACCGCCGACTGGCGCGCCCGGATGGCCACCACCAAGGGTTTCGCGCTTTATGCCGCCGCCCCGGACCGCGCACCGGCGATGAAGGCCGCCGGTCTCGACATCGCAGGCGGGCTTGATGATCTGCTTGCAGCGGCCGATATCGTCATTGATTGCACACCGAAAAAGATTGCCGCGCAAAATGTCGCAACCTATCGGGACAAGGGCATCCGGTTCATCGTTCATGGCGGCGAAAAACATGGCGTGACCGGCCATTCCTTTGTGTCCGAAGCAAATTATGCCAGTGCGGTTGGTCGTGACAGCACCCGCGTCGTGTCGTGCAACACGACCTCGATTGTGCGCACCCTCACTGCCCTGAAAGTTGCTGGATTACTTGGCTCGGCGCGCGGAACGCTGCTGCGCCGTGCCACTGACCCGTGGGAAAGCCATTTGGGCGGGATCATGAATACCCTTGTTCCCGAACCCGAAATCCCCAGCCACCAAGGCCCCGATGCACAAAGCGTCGATCCCGGCCTTGACGTGATCACGATGGCAGTGAAGGTGCCGCAAACGCTTGCGCACCTGCACTACTGGTCGGTCAAGATGCCGCGCAAGGCCACCAAGGACGAGGTGCTGGAGGCGTTCCGCGCATCGTCGCGCATTGCCCTGATACGGATGGCGGACGGGCTGGGCGCGATCAACGCAGTCAAGGAAATGATGGCCGATTTCGGACGCCCCAACGACAGTCTCTATGAGGTCGCCCTATGGGAGGACATGCTGAAAGTCGAGGGCGACGAGTTGTTCTATGCCTACATGGTCGATAATCAGGCCATCGTGATCCCCGAAACCATCGACGCGATCCGCGCCCTGACCAAGGCGGAAGCCGACGGGGCCGCATCAATTTCGCGCACCAACGCCGCACTTGGGATCGGGGCGTTTCTGCAGGGCTGA
- a CDS encoding RNA polymerase sigma factor produces MAKQGTHKPEISDAVTERALLDGRGAFMGFLVKRLGNRADAEDVLQDFCIRVLARKDQLRDAERMDAWLYTILRSTLNDHYRKGTRRNRLAAAAAREPEEWIADAPAQMARLCNCHSGLISELRPAEAELIRRIDFGEEEREAVAADLGLNRNALGVRLHRARASLRDALIQHCGACCQGDRDDCSCPPEGCENGTHETDCEDVSQNT; encoded by the coding sequence ATGGCAAAGCAAGGCACACACAAGCCCGAGATATCGGACGCCGTTACAGAACGTGCGCTGCTGGACGGGCGCGGCGCGTTCATGGGGTTTCTGGTCAAACGGCTTGGCAATCGCGCAGATGCCGAGGACGTGCTGCAAGATTTCTGCATCCGCGTGCTGGCGCGCAAGGATCAACTGCGTGACGCCGAGCGTATGGATGCCTGGCTTTATACGATCCTGCGCTCTACCTTGAACGACCACTATCGCAAGGGGACCAGACGCAACCGTTTGGCCGCAGCGGCCGCGCGCGAACCCGAAGAATGGATCGCCGATGCCCCGGCGCAGATGGCGCGCCTTTGCAACTGCCATTCGGGCCTGATTTCAGAATTGCGCCCGGCAGAGGCAGAACTGATCCGGCGGATTGATTTTGGCGAAGAAGAGCGCGAAGCCGTGGCCGCTGATCTGGGGCTGAACCGCAACGCACTTGGCGTCCGGCTACACCGCGCCCGCGCGTCCTTGCGTGATGCCCTGATCCAACATTGCGGCGCATGTTGTCAGGGTGATCGCGACGATTGTTCCTGCCCGCCCGAGGGCTGCGAAAACGGCACCCACGAAACCGACTGCGAAGACGTTTCCCAAAATACCTGA